The Antarcticibacterium sp. 1MA-6-2 genome has a window encoding:
- a CDS encoding DUF6146 family protein: protein MKNFLYLIFLGLMIYSCGSSRERDFNNKEIPVTANDTVRIANDSLEYEIIIIEPGFHAFINSIARPRGYHSQSYLENKNQFLTQDYNARVRNPLQYNPNLYVQEINYEPSIDYGYEVNYLLYNYFVFFSREYNQRFSVPTRL, encoded by the coding sequence ATGAAAAACTTTCTATATCTAATATTCCTTGGCTTAATGATCTATAGCTGTGGTTCAAGCAGGGAAAGGGACTTTAATAATAAGGAAATCCCTGTAACTGCCAATGACACAGTGAGAATCGCTAATGACAGCCTGGAATATGAAATTATTATTATAGAACCTGGTTTTCATGCTTTTATTAACAGCATCGCAAGGCCCAGAGGTTACCACAGCCAGTCTTACCTTGAAAATAAAAACCAATTTCTAACCCAGGACTATAATGCCCGGGTGAGAAATCCTCTCCAGTATAATCCCAATCTTTATGTTCAGGAAATCAATTATGAGCCAAGCATTGATTATGGATATGAAGTAAATTACCTGCTCTACAATTATTTTGTCTTCTTTTCCAGGGAATATAACCAGCGGTTTTCTGTACCCACACGATTGTAA
- a CDS encoding DUF6787 family protein: MNKLKQRWGIESNFQIILILIVFALTGSTSTKLAGPLCDFLGLHQDSSPWYFYWLIRIMLIFPIYQVLLVFFGWLFGQFKFFWQFEKKMLSRIGLARFLN, encoded by the coding sequence ATGAATAAATTGAAGCAGCGTTGGGGTATAGAATCTAACTTTCAGATCATTCTCATTCTAATTGTTTTCGCATTGACGGGTTCTACTTCAACAAAACTTGCAGGTCCATTGTGTGATTTTTTAGGTCTTCATCAGGATTCTTCTCCCTGGTATTTTTACTGGCTTATCAGGATTATGCTTATTTTTCCAATTTACCAGGTACTGCTCGTGTTTTTTGGATGGCTATTTGGCCAGTTTAAATTTTTCTGGCAGTTTGAAAAGAAAATGCTGAGCCGAATAGGACTTGCACGATTTTTAAATTAA